One window of Dyadobacter sandarakinus genomic DNA carries:
- a CDS encoding cytochrome B translates to MNILVRAHSGLRYVVLALLIAAIFAAYSNWQNGKRKDAKVYLFAMIATHTQLLIGLILYVMSPKVDFKMISEKIYRFYSIEHIFMMLIAIVLITLGRIRSKKLDGPDKHRTVLYFYALALIIILVAIPWPFRELGASWF, encoded by the coding sequence ATGAATATTCTTGTACGGGCGCATTCCGGTCTCCGGTATGTTGTACTGGCCCTGCTGATAGCAGCCATTTTTGCAGCATATTCCAACTGGCAAAATGGAAAGCGGAAGGATGCCAAGGTATACCTCTTCGCCATGATCGCCACCCACACACAGCTGCTCATTGGTCTGATCCTGTATGTTATGAGCCCGAAAGTGGATTTCAAGATGATCAGCGAAAAGATCTACCGCTTTTATTCCATTGAGCACATATTCATGATGCTCATTGCTATCGTGCTGATCACACTCGGACGTATCCGGTCCAAGAAGCTGGACGGGCCCGACAAGCACCGTACCGTGCTGTACTTTTACGCACTGGCACTGATTATCATTCTTGTTGCTATTCCCTGGCCATTCAGAGAACTGGGTGCTTCATGGTTCTAA
- a CDS encoding DUF4286 family protein, which yields MIIYNITVNISYAAEKNWLHYMKQEHLPAIMATGLPVDARVLRLLTEIENEGSTYTSQFTFRTMEDFLAYQTGFQSEFQERHHAIFNGQYVSFRTLLEEA from the coding sequence ATGATCATCTACAATATCACCGTCAATATCAGCTATGCTGCCGAGAAGAACTGGCTGCACTACATGAAGCAGGAGCACCTGCCCGCGATTATGGCCACGGGCCTGCCGGTAGATGCCCGCGTACTCCGGCTGCTGACGGAGATCGAAAACGAAGGAAGTACCTATACCTCTCAGTTTACATTCCGAACCATGGAAGATTTCCTGGCTTATCAGACTGGTTTTCAGTCAGAATTCCAGGAGCGCCATCATGCTATTTTCAATGGTCAGTACGTATCTTTCAGGACCTTACTGGAGGAAGCTTAA
- the queA gene encoding tRNA preQ1(34) S-adenosylmethionine ribosyltransferase-isomerase QueA: MKLSEFKFDLPQSLIALHPSDRGESRLMVVHRKTGEIEHKTFADLIQYFDDGDVMAINDTKVFPARLYGQKEKTGAKIEVFLLRELNREMRLWDVLVDPARKIRVGNKLYFGDSDLVAEVIDNTTSRGRTIRFLYDGDNDAFMKLVDELGETPLPPEIISRRKVENADRERFQTIFAEHVGAVAAPTAGMHFTKALMKRLEIKGINFAPITLHVGLGTFRTVDVEDLTKHKTDSENYRITQKSAEVVNTAIDGKKRVCAVGTTSLKAIESSVSASGHLKAVEGWTDKFVFPPYDFKIANALLSNFQLPESILLMAACAFGGFDLVMKAYEIAIKEKYKFFTYGDAMLII, from the coding sequence ATGAAGCTATCAGAATTTAAGTTTGATCTTCCTCAGAGTCTTATTGCACTTCATCCTTCCGACCGCGGCGAATCCCGCCTGATGGTCGTTCACCGCAAAACAGGAGAAATAGAACATAAAACATTTGCCGACCTGATCCAGTATTTTGACGACGGGGACGTAATGGCGATCAATGATACGAAGGTTTTTCCGGCACGGCTTTACGGCCAGAAAGAAAAAACCGGCGCAAAGATCGAAGTGTTTCTGCTGCGTGAGCTGAACCGTGAAATGCGCCTCTGGGATGTGCTTGTTGATCCGGCCAGGAAAATCCGCGTGGGCAACAAGCTGTACTTTGGCGACAGCGACCTGGTGGCTGAGGTGATTGATAACACAACCAGCCGCGGCCGTACCATTCGCTTTTTGTATGATGGCGACAATGATGCCTTCATGAAGCTGGTAGACGAGCTGGGCGAAACGCCGCTTCCTCCGGAAATTATCTCCCGCAGAAAAGTAGAAAATGCTGACAGAGAGCGTTTTCAAACCATTTTTGCAGAACATGTGGGAGCCGTAGCTGCCCCAACTGCCGGGATGCACTTTACCAAGGCATTGATGAAACGCCTTGAAATCAAGGGTATCAATTTCGCGCCGATCACCCTGCACGTCGGGCTTGGAACCTTCCGTACGGTGGATGTGGAAGACCTGACCAAACACAAGACAGATTCTGAAAACTACCGCATCACACAAAAAAGCGCAGAGGTGGTCAATACAGCTATTGATGGTAAAAAACGGGTTTGTGCCGTAGGTACTACCTCTTTGAAGGCCATTGAATCGTCGGTTTCGGCGAGCGGTCATCTTAAAGCAGTAGAAGGCTGGACGGACAAGTTTGTTTTTCCCCCCTACGATTTCAAAATAGCAAACGCATTGCTTTCCAACTTCCAGCTTCCCGAATCAATCCTGCTGATGGCAGCCTGCGCATTTGGAGGTTTTGACCTGGTCATGAAAGCCTACGAGATCGCTATTAAAGAGAAGTATAAATTCTTCACCTACGGCGACGCGATGCTGATTATCTAA
- a CDS encoding thermonuclease family protein encodes MTSRFSYFNKAFFFLFAFTVLAFTSFAQTSPKVSIPVFKGDILPNPLKAEVIGIQDGDTIELKLIFNGRKAGHRTGKPLRIRFQHINTPERGRPYYKVAKEFTSAKCFRKVVRIRHQGEFDKYGRLIGEIILADGTNLNKQLVKNGLAVHFKKYSSDAEYARIEREAQKQKLAIWSLPGAGSARF; translated from the coding sequence ATGACGTCCCGATTTTCTTATTTCAATAAAGCGTTCTTTTTTCTTTTCGCATTTACAGTTTTAGCATTTACCTCCTTTGCGCAAACTTCCCCGAAAGTATCTATACCGGTATTTAAAGGAGATATTTTACCAAACCCGCTCAAAGCCGAGGTCATCGGTATACAGGATGGGGACACGATTGAGCTCAAACTCATTTTTAATGGCCGCAAGGCCGGGCACCGTACCGGCAAACCCCTCAGGATCCGTTTTCAGCATATCAATACGCCGGAGCGCGGCAGGCCTTACTACAAGGTAGCCAAGGAGTTCACATCGGCAAAGTGCTTCCGTAAAGTAGTGCGGATCCGGCATCAGGGTGAGTTTGATAAATATGGGCGCCTGATCGGGGAGATCATTCTCGCTGACGGTACCAACCTGAACAAGCAGCTCGTTAAGAACGGACTTGCGGTGCATTTCAAGAAGTACTCGTCCGATGCGGAATATGCACGGATTGAACGTGAAGCACAAAAGCAGAAACTTGCGATTTGGAGCTTGCCAGGCGCTGGGTCAGCCCGGTTTTAA
- a CDS encoding HPF/RaiA family ribosome-associated protein, producing MRLQMQAIHFDADPKLLNFIQQKLDKLDTFYDRITSGEVFLKLNKGDNAKLHTKLLEIKLYVPGGTMFVREQGSTFEEATDLAIDTLKMQVKKFKDKRSNARVPKVVEGGEIQDGVITLSGENEE from the coding sequence ATGAGACTGCAGATGCAAGCAATTCATTTTGATGCTGATCCTAAATTGCTGAACTTCATTCAGCAAAAATTAGATAAACTGGACACGTTCTATGACCGGATTACCAGTGGAGAAGTATTCCTTAAGCTCAATAAAGGCGATAATGCCAAGCTCCATACCAAGTTGCTTGAAATTAAGCTGTATGTGCCCGGCGGCACGATGTTCGTGAGGGAACAGGGAAGTACGTTTGAGGAAGCTACCGACCTGGCAATTGATACGCTTAAAATGCAGGTGAAGAAGTTTAAAGACAAGCGCAGCAATGCGCGCGTTCCGAAAGTGGTGGAAGGTGGAGAAATTCAGGATGGCGTGATAACACTCTCGGGAGAAAACGAAGAATAG
- a CDS encoding GNAT family N-acetyltransferase: protein MMIETPRLRIIPCDDSLYEAIRMGNNTLARVMGVNVPKKWTEFRDTFTPSYHRWKAHPPLRDWWVYLVIHTSDNMLIGSCGYKGEPDGNGMVEIGYEIMASHRQKGLGKEIAKGLVDHAFRQSIVKKITAHTLREENPSVKILEGLGFVQTDNVNDPEDGLLWRWELLRK, encoded by the coding sequence ATGATGATTGAAACGCCCCGACTCAGAATAATTCCCTGCGACGATTCCCTGTATGAAGCGATACGTATGGGCAACAATACACTGGCACGCGTAATGGGTGTAAATGTTCCTAAAAAATGGACTGAGTTCCGGGATACATTTACACCCTCTTACCACCGCTGGAAAGCCCATCCTCCTTTGCGCGACTGGTGGGTATATCTCGTTATTCACACCTCCGATAACATGCTGATCGGCTCCTGTGGCTACAAAGGAGAGCCCGACGGCAACGGAATGGTGGAAATCGGCTACGAAATTATGGCCTCACACCGCCAGAAAGGCCTCGGCAAAGAAATTGCAAAGGGACTTGTAGATCACGCATTCCGGCAGAGCATTGTCAAAAAAATAACAGCGCATACGCTCCGCGAAGAAAACCCGTCTGTAAAGATTCTGGAAGGTCTGGGCTTTGTACAGACAGACAATGTAAATGATCCGGAAGATGGCCTGCTTTGGCGCTGGGAGCTGCTCAGAAAGTAG
- a CDS encoding aminotransferase class I/II-fold pyridoxal phosphate-dependent enzyme, which translates to MDIFEKLRSNSGPIGNPAKMLNSHHYFSFPMLEGELGPRMRFMGREVLNWSLNNYLGLANHPEVRKADAEAAAQWGLAYPMGARMMSGNSSLHEVFEKELAEFVGKKDAFLLNYGYQGVMSAIECICDHRDVIVYDAESHACLIDGIRLHKAKMGEYYKFNHNDVASLEKNLIRATKVASEKGGGVLVITEGVFGMSGKIGDLKAIVELKKKYDFRLLVDDAHGFGTLGATGAGVGEMLGVQGEIDLYFSTFAKSMAAIGAFIASDDPEIIMFLKYNMRSQTYAKALPMPYVEGCRKRLEMLKAMPELREKLWENVKAMQDGLRSRGFNIGETESPVTPVFLHSEGGVPEVTRMVRDLRENMGVFCSIVVYPVVPKGQIMLRIIPTAAHTLDDVEYTLNAFTTLAEKLKNRVYQAEDVQEVVE; encoded by the coding sequence GTGGATATATTCGAGAAATTGCGCAGTAACTCAGGCCCGATTGGAAATCCGGCTAAGATGTTGAACAGCCACCATTACTTTTCATTTCCAATGCTGGAAGGCGAATTGGGACCAAGAATGAGGTTTATGGGCCGCGAGGTGTTGAACTGGAGCCTGAACAATTACCTGGGACTTGCCAACCATCCCGAAGTAAGGAAAGCGGATGCCGAGGCAGCGGCCCAATGGGGCCTTGCTTATCCGATGGGAGCCAGAATGATGTCTGGCAATTCGTCCCTGCATGAAGTATTTGAAAAAGAACTGGCCGAGTTTGTGGGCAAGAAGGATGCATTCCTGCTCAATTACGGGTATCAGGGCGTCATGTCGGCCATTGAATGCATCTGCGACCACCGCGATGTGATCGTGTATGATGCAGAGTCGCATGCCTGCCTGATCGATGGTATCCGCCTGCATAAGGCCAAAATGGGCGAGTACTACAAGTTTAATCACAACGATGTAGCCAGTCTTGAAAAAAACCTGATCCGGGCGACAAAGGTAGCTTCCGAAAAAGGAGGTGGCGTGCTTGTGATTACGGAAGGTGTTTTTGGAATGTCGGGCAAGATCGGTGACCTGAAAGCCATCGTTGAGCTGAAAAAGAAATATGACTTCCGCCTGCTTGTAGACGATGCACACGGCTTTGGTACGCTTGGCGCTACGGGTGCCGGTGTAGGTGAAATGCTGGGCGTGCAGGGTGAGATTGATCTTTACTTCTCGACGTTTGCCAAATCAATGGCGGCGATCGGGGCATTTATCGCTTCCGATGATCCCGAGATTATTATGTTCCTCAAATACAACATGCGCTCTCAGACATACGCCAAAGCGTTGCCGATGCCGTATGTGGAAGGTTGCCGCAAGCGTCTGGAAATGCTGAAAGCCATGCCGGAGTTGCGGGAAAAACTATGGGAGAACGTCAAAGCCATGCAGGATGGCCTTCGAAGCCGCGGATTCAATATCGGGGAAACCGAGTCGCCCGTGACGCCTGTGTTCCTGCACAGCGAAGGCGGGGTGCCGGAGGTAACAAGAATGGTGCGCGATCTGCGTGAAAACATGGGTGTGTTCTGCTCGATTGTGGTGTACCCTGTAGTGCCGAAAGGTCAGATCATGCTGCGGATTATTCCTACTGCTGCGCACACGCTGGACGATGTGGAATATACATTGAATGCATTTACCACGTTGGCAGAAAAACTTAAGAACCGCGTTTATCAGGCAGAGGATGTTCAGGAAGTTGTAGAATAA
- a CDS encoding alpha/beta fold hydrolase: MNLYRKTLVLVHGHGVDDAIWDNLDASLNEDFTIVRPNISLFTFCQTIDDYADELHRFLTNANITRFTLVGHSMGGYIALAFAEKYPEFLEGFCLFHSTAYADTDAKKEQRNQTIELLKTHGTAAFVQKTGANMYGDRFKELFPAKVEAHVEKYGQLPAEALIAGLAAMRDRPDRTAVLASLPFPVLFIVGMQDKVLDFESVITLTEYPRKSYPFILAEAGHMGMVERPDATSRMISWYMGKI; encoded by the coding sequence ATGAACCTTTACCGGAAAACGCTCGTACTGGTACACGGCCATGGGGTCGACGACGCGATCTGGGACAACCTGGATGCTTCGCTGAATGAAGACTTTACAATCGTCAGACCCAACATATCGCTTTTTACATTTTGTCAGACAATCGATGACTATGCCGACGAGCTGCATCGCTTTCTGACCAATGCCAATATCACCCGGTTTACGCTTGTAGGACACTCCATGGGCGGTTATATTGCCCTCGCATTTGCTGAAAAATATCCGGAATTTCTGGAAGGCTTCTGCCTTTTTCATTCCACAGCTTACGCCGATACCGATGCCAAGAAAGAGCAGCGTAACCAGACCATCGAACTTCTGAAAACGCATGGTACTGCTGCATTTGTGCAGAAAACAGGTGCCAATATGTACGGTGACCGATTCAAGGAACTCTTTCCTGCCAAAGTCGAGGCACACGTTGAAAAATATGGGCAGCTGCCAGCGGAAGCACTGATCGCGGGCCTTGCAGCCATGCGCGACCGGCCTGACCGTACTGCGGTACTTGCATCCCTGCCCTTCCCGGTTTTGTTTATTGTGGGCATGCAGGACAAGGTGCTTGATTTTGAAAGTGTGATAACCCTTACCGAATATCCCCGAAAAAGCTACCCGTTCATCCTGGCCGAAGCCGGTCATATGGGCATGGTGGAGCGGCCTGATGCCACTTCGCGGATGATCAGCTGGTATATGGGTAAAATTTAG
- the cysM gene encoding cysteine synthase CysM: MSSLLDLVGNTPLVELRKINPNPRVTIFGKLEGNNPGGSVKDRAAHSMIKGALERGEIRPGMKLIEATSGNTGIALAMIARLFDLDIELIMPQNSTRERVLTMEAYGATVVLAETMEGARDLADEKAAAGGYFMLNQFANDDNWKAHYRNTGPEIYRDTDQKVTHFVSSMGTTGTIMGVSRYLKEQDPGIQIVGCQPTDGSSIPGIRKWPQEYLPKIFDRERVDRVMEVTQDNAVLTTRRLAREEAIFAGMSSGGAAWAALELAKELDEGIIVFIVCDRGDRYLSTDLFG; this comes from the coding sequence ATGTCCTCACTGCTTGATCTGGTCGGCAACACGCCGCTGGTTGAATTGAGAAAAATAAACCCGAACCCGCGCGTCACCATTTTTGGAAAGCTGGAAGGAAATAATCCCGGCGGCAGCGTGAAGGACCGGGCGGCCCACAGTATGATCAAAGGTGCGCTGGAGCGTGGAGAGATCAGGCCGGGAATGAAGCTTATTGAAGCTACCAGCGGGAACACAGGAATTGCGCTGGCCATGATCGCCAGGCTGTTTGACCTGGATATAGAGCTGATCATGCCGCAAAACTCAACCCGGGAACGGGTGCTGACCATGGAAGCTTACGGCGCGACAGTCGTACTCGCCGAAACCATGGAGGGAGCCCGGGATCTGGCCGATGAAAAAGCCGCGGCCGGCGGGTATTTTATGCTCAACCAGTTTGCCAATGATGATAACTGGAAAGCCCACTACCGGAATACCGGACCTGAAATTTACCGGGATACCGATCAGAAAGTCACTCATTTTGTATCATCCATGGGAACTACCGGAACCATCATGGGTGTGTCGCGGTACCTGAAAGAACAGGATCCGGGCATTCAGATCGTTGGCTGCCAGCCCACGGACGGATCGAGTATTCCGGGCATCCGCAAGTGGCCGCAGGAGTACCTGCCAAAGATATTCGACCGTGAAAGAGTGGATCGTGTGATGGAGGTGACGCAGGATAATGCAGTACTTACAACACGCAGGCTGGCGAGAGAAGAAGCTATATTTGCCGGAATGAGCAGCGGGGGAGCAGCCTGGGCGGCTCTCGAACTTGCCAAAGAGCTCGACGAGGGTATAATCGTTTTTATTGTATGCGACCGGGGCGACCGGTACTTGTCCACTGATTTATTCGGATAA
- a CDS encoding alpha/beta hydrolase family protein: MQIFTLPFRSRLLNLLVLCSLVLLHACSSDDDPVTPVEENQHLIQSTVITELSKEQVLNEANGVSPLLGVYIKNGIKVYRITYKTKNTDGADVTASGALILPNTTQPASMISVQHGTIREDASAPSNFNDGSEAASFGALFGAMGYIIAYPDYIGYGASKDLPHTYEQREGLSTACLDMLRAAKEFLKDQSAVKWDEKLYIAGYSEGGYATMSLQKKIEEEAASEFNLRASSCGAGAYDKTAFMKYIVNETTDGIASSNSLYLWVLLTYDRIYKLNKPTSYYFKEPFATRIAQSGINVSINQSFDTILTDTFKKSLVDGTDKGFLDAIADNNVYNWKPNTPTRLYHGDADRTVFYFNSVNAYNAMKAKGAPDVQLVTVPNGTHASSITAFLIGTLTFFTSTK, encoded by the coding sequence ATGCAAATATTTACCCTGCCTTTCCGCAGTCGCCTGCTCAACCTGCTTGTACTATGCAGCCTGGTGCTGCTTCATGCGTGTAGCAGCGACGACGATCCTGTCACGCCGGTGGAAGAAAACCAGCACCTGATACAAAGTACCGTGATTACCGAACTTTCAAAAGAGCAGGTGCTCAATGAGGCAAACGGAGTAAGTCCTTTGCTGGGCGTATATATCAAAAATGGCATTAAAGTTTACCGCATTACGTACAAAACCAAGAACACGGACGGTGCTGATGTAACTGCCTCAGGTGCATTGATACTACCCAACACGACTCAGCCTGCATCCATGATCAGTGTGCAGCATGGTACCATACGTGAAGATGCCTCCGCTCCTTCCAACTTTAACGATGGCTCTGAAGCGGCTAGTTTTGGGGCATTGTTCGGAGCGATGGGATACATTATTGCCTATCCGGACTATATCGGGTATGGCGCTTCCAAAGACCTGCCGCATACCTATGAGCAGCGCGAGGGACTTTCCACCGCCTGCCTGGACATGCTCAGGGCTGCTAAGGAATTCCTGAAAGACCAGAGTGCGGTTAAATGGGATGAAAAGCTTTATATAGCCGGATATTCCGAAGGTGGGTATGCGACGATGTCATTGCAAAAGAAAATCGAGGAAGAAGCTGCGTCGGAATTCAACCTGCGTGCATCCAGCTGCGGTGCAGGTGCTTATGACAAAACCGCTTTCATGAAATACATCGTCAATGAAACAACAGACGGCATAGCTTCATCGAACTCCCTGTATCTGTGGGTACTGCTGACTTACGACCGCATTTACAAGCTCAATAAGCCAACCTCTTACTACTTCAAAGAACCTTTTGCAACCCGTATTGCACAGTCAGGGATTAATGTCAGCATTAATCAAAGCTTTGACACAATCCTGACAGACACATTTAAAAAGAGCCTTGTTGACGGAACAGACAAAGGTTTTCTGGATGCGATAGCGGACAATAATGTTTACAACTGGAAACCCAACACACCTACGCGCCTCTACCATGGCGATGCTGACCGAACGGTATTCTACTTTAATTCGGTAAATGCATACAATGCTATGAAAGCCAAAGGGGCGCCCGACGTGCAGCTGGTTACCGTGCCCAATGGTACGCATGCATCGTCGATTACTGCGTTTCTCATAGGTACGCTCACATTTTTCACTTCTACGAAATAA
- a CDS encoding AMP-binding protein, producing MISTPENTFPWLRHYPEGIPAEINPDAYTSLLEMMENSFRQYADQPAYTNMGKAITFEKLDQLTQDFAAYLQSIGLSKGDRIAIQMPNLLQYPVAMLGALRAGLVIVNTNPLYTPREMQHQFRDSGVKAIVILANFASNLQKVLAETQIQHVIITEIGDLLGFPKKLIVNTVVRYIKKMVPSYQIAGMTSFTNALELGSQLTYHRPNISGLDIAFVQYTGGTTGISKGALLTHRNLIANVEGITEWLHSKLRISPPTGQLTMVGALPLYHVFALTINGLCGVKWGALNLLITNPKDIPGFIKELKKHRFHIFPGLNTLFNGLLNNEDFTKVNFRELKITIAGGMALQKVVADRWQRLTGCPLVEGYGLSETSPVLSVNPLDGKHRQGTIGLPFPSTEMRILKDDDTWATPGERGEICARGPQIMLGYYNRPDETAKVIFEDSSGRWFKTGDIGIEDEDGFFKIVDRKKDMILVSGFNVYPNEIEDVMSRCPGVLEVACIGIPDERSGEAVKLYVVRKDPALTEEDVKSYCKENLTAYKRPRLIEFRQELPKTNVGKILRRALREEAAGTASEKA from the coding sequence ATGATTTCCACACCCGAAAATACATTTCCCTGGCTCCGGCATTATCCCGAAGGTATACCCGCAGAAATCAATCCCGACGCATATACATCGCTGCTGGAAATGATGGAAAACAGCTTCCGCCAGTATGCAGACCAGCCGGCCTATACCAACATGGGCAAGGCCATTACCTTCGAAAAACTGGATCAGCTTACACAGGATTTTGCTGCTTATCTCCAAAGTATCGGTCTGTCAAAGGGTGACCGTATTGCCATTCAAATGCCCAATCTGCTGCAATATCCCGTAGCGATGCTGGGCGCACTCCGGGCGGGACTGGTCATTGTGAATACCAATCCCCTGTACACCCCGCGTGAAATGCAGCACCAGTTCAGGGACTCCGGGGTAAAGGCGATTGTAATCCTGGCCAACTTTGCTTCCAACCTGCAGAAGGTACTTGCCGAAACACAGATCCAGCACGTCATTATTACTGAAATAGGCGATCTGCTTGGTTTTCCCAAGAAACTGATTGTCAATACGGTGGTCAGGTACATTAAGAAAATGGTCCCTTCCTACCAGATTGCAGGCATGACCTCTTTTACCAATGCACTGGAACTTGGATCACAGCTTACCTACCATCGCCCCAATATATCCGGGCTCGACATTGCATTTGTTCAGTATACGGGAGGCACGACGGGCATTTCCAAAGGTGCACTGCTTACGCACAGAAACCTGATTGCCAATGTGGAAGGTATTACGGAGTGGCTGCATTCGAAGCTGCGGATATCTCCGCCCACCGGTCAGCTCACCATGGTAGGAGCCTTGCCGCTGTATCATGTTTTTGCATTAACAATCAACGGGCTCTGTGGTGTCAAATGGGGCGCGCTGAATTTGCTGATCACCAATCCCAAGGATATACCCGGTTTTATCAAAGAGCTCAAAAAACACAGGTTCCATATTTTCCCGGGGCTGAATACACTTTTCAATGGCTTGCTGAACAATGAGGATTTTACCAAAGTAAACTTCCGGGAGCTCAAAATAACCATTGCAGGCGGCATGGCCCTGCAGAAAGTAGTGGCCGACAGGTGGCAAAGGCTGACGGGCTGTCCGCTGGTGGAAGGCTATGGCCTGTCCGAAACGTCTCCCGTACTATCCGTGAATCCATTGGACGGAAAACACAGGCAGGGTACCATCGGGCTTCCTTTTCCGAGTACTGAAATGCGTATTCTCAAAGACGACGATACCTGGGCCACGCCGGGTGAGCGGGGTGAAATTTGTGCCCGCGGGCCACAGATCATGCTGGGATACTATAACCGTCCGGATGAAACTGCCAAGGTGATCTTTGAAGACAGCAGCGGCCGGTGGTTCAAGACAGGTGATATCGGCATTGAGGATGAAGACGGTTTTTTCAAAATCGTGGACCGGAAAAAGGATATGATCCTGGTGTCGGGCTTCAATGTTTATCCCAATGAAATTGAGGACGTCATGTCGCGGTGCCCGGGCGTGCTGGAGGTTGCCTGCATAGGTATCCCCGACGAGCGTTCGGGTGAGGCTGTGAAGCTGTACGTAGTACGCAAGGATCCTGCACTTACCGAGGAAGATGTTAAATCGTACTGCAAAGAAAACCTGACTGCCTACAAGCGCCCGCGTCTGATTGAGTTCAGGCAGGAGCTTCCCAAAACCAATGTAGGCAAAATATTGCGCCGGGCCCTGCGGGAAGAAGCAGCGGGGACAGCCTCTGAAAAGGCGTAA
- a CDS encoding MaoC family dehydratase, translating to MDIAPVVDSRFEHQFRFTQEEVERFAALTGDDNPIHLDAAYAATTNFKKPIIHGMLGATVFTKVLGTQFPGHGSVYLKQTLEFLRPMFVETDYTAVFTIRSVNADKHVAEIETEIVDSTTKKAVTRGVATMINKEKF from the coding sequence ATGGATATTGCACCCGTAGTCGACAGCAGGTTTGAACATCAGTTCCGGTTTACTCAGGAAGAAGTGGAACGGTTCGCGGCCCTGACCGGCGATGACAACCCCATCCACCTAGATGCTGCTTATGCAGCCACCACGAACTTCAAAAAGCCAATTATACACGGTATGCTGGGCGCTACTGTTTTTACAAAAGTGCTGGGAACACAGTTTCCGGGGCACGGCTCCGTGTACCTGAAGCAGACCCTGGAATTCCTGCGCCCCATGTTTGTGGAAACGGATTATACGGCCGTATTCACGATCAGATCCGTGAATGCGGACAAGCATGTAGCCGAGATTGAGACAGAAATTGTGGATAGTACCACAAAAAAGGCTGTAACCCGTGGTGTAGCCACGATGATCAATAAAGAAAAGTTCTGA
- a CDS encoding histone H1, translating into MARFDEVKELVLSLESDFDKFYNKGNQAAGTRVRKGMQDLKTLAQDIRSEVQNKKNDGE; encoded by the coding sequence ATGGCACGATTTGATGAAGTTAAGGAATTAGTGCTTTCCTTGGAAAGTGACTTCGACAAGTTTTATAATAAAGGTAATCAAGCTGCCGGCACACGTGTTCGTAAGGGTATGCAGGACTTGAAAACACTTGCTCAGGATATCCGCTCAGAAGTTCAGAACAAAAAGAACGACGGCGAGTAA
- a CDS encoding 2-C-methyl-D-erythritol 4-phosphate cytidylyltransferase has protein sequence MEEFVIIVAGGSGSRMGSTIPKQFLPVHDLPVLMHTLRAFRQYNNALNIILVLPEAHFAYWETLCQEYSFNEKYTLIAGGETRFHSVKNGLQSIHSDHALVAVHDGVRPVISKTIIANGFREAALHGTAVTSVPLKDSIRVLDANGVSQAMDRAQCRLVQTPQTFRIDWMRNAFNAPYQAAFTDCASVLESAGYPIHLIDGAYENIKITTPEDLVWAKAHLNPAG, from the coding sequence ATGGAGGAATTTGTTATTATCGTTGCCGGAGGGAGCGGAAGTCGTATGGGCAGTACTATTCCGAAGCAGTTTCTGCCCGTTCATGATCTTCCCGTGCTGATGCATACCCTGCGTGCATTCCGGCAGTACAATAATGCACTCAACATCATTCTGGTTCTTCCAGAAGCGCATTTCGCATATTGGGAGACCCTCTGCCAAGAATACAGCTTTAATGAAAAATATACCCTCATTGCAGGGGGAGAGACCCGGTTTCATTCGGTAAAAAACGGGCTGCAAAGTATCCATTCAGACCATGCTCTGGTGGCAGTACATGACGGTGTCAGGCCTGTAATCAGTAAAACAATTATTGCAAACGGTTTTCGGGAAGCAGCACTGCATGGAACTGCGGTGACCAGTGTGCCGCTGAAAGATTCTATCAGGGTACTGGATGCAAATGGTGTGAGCCAGGCAATGGACAGGGCTCAATGCAGGCTTGTACAAACACCCCAGACTTTCCGGATTGACTGGATGCGAAATGCATTTAATGCGCCCTACCAGGCTGCATTTACCGATTGTGCCAGTGTTCTGGAATCTGCGGGTTACCCGATCCACCTGATTGACGGAGCCTACGAAAATATCAAAATTACTACACCGGAGGATCTGGTGTGGGCTAAGGCTCACCTGAACCCTGCTGGCTAA